The genomic interval caaggttgacctctggatTCCACACGCACCACTCACATGAACAcccacacataaatacaaacagaaataaaaataaaagcatatacacaaatacacaaaaaaaaCATAATGCTATTCTCCCTGAGCCTCCTATACCACTTCCCCTGTCCCTACAACACCATCTGTCTGCATAATCCCAGGTGTCTGAGACAGTGCCTGCTCTGAACGCAGCGCTTACCACAGCCACCGCAAGGCGGGCCTTTAAGCAGGTCAGTGTGGTGCATGTGGACGACATGACACACAGAAACTAGGTCCCTCAAGACACTACAGTGTCTCCCTGCCAGCTCTAGAGATCACCCACTCTGGAAAGATAAAAAACACTAATGTGTCCACAAAGGCCAATGATCAGGAGCCACCGGAGGGAGCTGGGCAGTAGGTCCTGCAGCCAAGTATGACCAGAACCTTCCTGCTGAGCTTCCTGTCCCATGACCTGAGGGACAGAGAGGCAGCATGGCTCGGCCAGCAACAGCTAACGATACAGCAATCCTGACCTTTGAGTTTAAGTTACAATGTGATGTGGGGACTAAGTGAGGCTGGCAAGAATAGTGTCCATGTCAGGAACAGAGGACATCTGAGTCCTGAGGCGGAAAAgcggggaagggaaggagaaggaacagACCAGAGAACATCCAAGTAACAGGCACAGCTCAGGAGGAGGACTGAACAATGGAGCAGAGATGAGGTGGGGCCCCTCAGGATGAGCCCATCTACAATGTCCTAGCCCCAGCATCACCCTGGCCTGATTTActtccctccacctcctaagGAGCCCAGAGTGTTCACAGCATCTCCAGATCAGGACCACCCTTGGTCATCAGCCCATCTTTGTTATGAGCCATCCCTGTTCCCAAAAGCACCAAGTCAAGGACTTCTCTGCTAGCAGCCTCATCCTATGCTGCTGTCCCCCTTCTGCCACCACAGGGTGATGGCACAAACCACACCCATAGCACTGGCTAACAGGGAAAGCCTGGGTATCCAGAACTTGTTACCAACTTCTCAACAGTCAACATCACATTCAAAGCACCACCACTTCCTTTCTGTCAGCCCTCCTCAGTCATACCAGAAAGAATGGGCTTACACCCCTCGCAGCCACCAGCAAGAagcctctggaaaacctgtcagaCAGAGTCAACAGTCACATCAGCAGGCTGCACAATAGCCATCTGCAGCATCTGTAGAGCCAGGCTACCTCCCACAAGACTGAGACTGCCAGACAGGCTTCTCCCAAACCTGGTGGCAGTGGCTGACCTATCTGCACCATCCCCATATGGGCTCAACAGACACACTAAAGCAGCTCTGCTCAGGACAGCcctggcaccacccacaactCAGAGTCTGACATGCATCCACAGTAATGCCTATAGGAGACAAGACAGGCCAAAAGCCGTGGGAAAGGGATGGACAATGGGGAGTCTGGAAACTGCCAATGCTAGTCACCCAGAGAAGAGACAACACTGTCTCCCCCAATACCCACAGATCTGGTTCCTGCAGGGTGGCATGCCTCAATctcaacattcaggaggcagatgcaggcaaatctctgacTTCAATGCTAAGCTGGTCTGGTCTATATGAATTCCAAATCAGCCAAGACTCCATAGTGAGGCCCTGGCAGGGGAAAAACAGCACGAGGGTCTAttacttctgctcctcctccctaACAACCCGGAGGGAAGCAGAACGGCTGGGCCCACTCCAGCTCTCAGAGAGGGGCCGAGGAACTCTGCCCAGGCTCCAGATGCAGCCAAGAGGACATGCCCTCGCGGCCACAGTGAGGTCGGTCTCATTGTTCTCTCCCCCACTGCCAGCAGTCAGCACCTCTCTGGGATCCACATGAGAGCAGGCAGTGGTATTGCCAGACACAGTGGTCTACAACACCAGCTAAAATGTTCCCTCAAAATCTCCAGGATGTGCCAGGAGAGCTCACACAGCCAGGTCTCTGAATGAGGCACAGCTCAAGCCAACAGCTCTGGTTTCTGTAACCATCACAAGccaaaagactgcattttcagtGGTGACAAACTTGGTGTCAGCCTCCAGGGATAGCTTCCCCTTTTATAAACAACTGTCACCCCAAACTGTAGTTAGGGCTCTCAAGAGATGAGGCTAAATCAAATGAAGTCCCTCCCTCCTTGTCCTCTCAGAGCTCAAGGTCCAGGACACACATGTGGGGGCTCTGCCTGCAGGGTATGGCTGAGGTTTTTGAGGTCAGTTGAGAAAGGCCATCCTCACCAACCCAAGCTACGCCATGTTCcctgacaagctggctcagaAGAAACTAGTCAAGTAAGCTTACAGGAGAGCTGTCCATAGACATAGTGCTCACTCCAAGACCAATATAAGGCAAAACACAGGCTTCCTAAGCACCCAAGAACAAAGATGTGGCCTCACCCGTGTCATTTTCAGAAAGTCCAAGGACGGGCGTGTCCACCTGGCATCCTCCTCCCGTCTTCGCTTGCGCCGGACCCTCCTCCCATCCAATACACAAGGCTGTGAGCGGCACCGGAGCAGGCCATGGTGCCGGCCTAGCTCAGGTGTGGAAGTGGGGGTGCTGCTGGCTGAAGGCAGGCAAGCACCTGTATCTACAAGGTGCTCTTGTGAGAGGGACAGTCGGCGCCTGGAAGAAAATGGGCAGGGTCCTGTAGAAAGCCAGGGTGGGCCTGAGCTTGTACTGCCCTCACTGCCATCCACAAAGCCACTGCTGGCTGAAGCTGGCCGGGGCGTCAGGGGTGAGGTAGGGCCAGCGGGTGACACAGGCCTCCTGGGTAGGCCAGGGACTAGAGTGCCCTGCAGAGTAGGGTTGCCCACGCCGCTGCAGCACTGAAGTGTGGCACTCCCACCACTGTTGCAcctcctcttggagatgggagtCCACACCTTGGAGCTACCAGGGCGCCACGGGGAGCGGCATCGAGCTAGCTCCTCTGGTTCTGACAGGGACCGGCAGTGTCGCTTGGTTGGTGGTGCTGCAGGTGGCCCTGTGCTATCATGGAGGTCCAGGAAATGGCCCACATCCATGGGCCCTGGGGATTCCAGCTGCCACTTGAGACCTTCGGTGTGAGACACACCATGTGGGCCCACTGAGAAGGGGCCTGAGGCTGCCTGGCTTCCAGTGGGCCATCCTCCACGTAAGGCCTTCCAGGGACTTTTATCCACTAGGGAAACACAAAGGTGTGAGAAGAAACGGTGAGCAATAGGTATACCCGCTGCCTCCCTTCCCAGGCTCACGGACACATGGACAAAAACGCCACTGCTCACATGGGCCACGGCATCTGAATGGCCAGGCTTCATCCAGTCCTTTTTCgttatgtttttggttttctgagactctccatgtagtcctggctgtcctggaactcactatgtagaccaggctaaccttaagttatagatccacctgcctctgcctcctgagttctggaattaaagacatataccACCAAACCTGGCTTCATCTGGTCGTAAGGAGTGGTCTCCCTACCTATTTCCTGAAAATAATCTGATTGA from Mus musculus strain C57BL/6J chromosome 5, GRCm38.p6 C57BL/6J carries:
- the Fam53a gene encoding protein FAM53A isoform X1 yields the protein MVTLITEKLQNQSLDDLTRRACEAGPYSAEKLNKSGHLFPLEISVDKSPWKALRGGWPTGSQAASGPFSVGPHGVSHTEGLKWQLESPGPMDVGHFLDLHDSTGPPAAPPTKRHCRSLSEPEELARCRSPWRPGSSKVWTPISKRRCNSGGSATLQCCSGVGNPTLQGTLVPGLPRRPVSPAGPTSPLTPRPASASSGFVDGSEGSTSSGPPWLSTGPCPFSSRRRLSLSQEHLVDTGACLPSASSTPTSTPELGRHHGLLRCRSQPCVLDGRRVRRKRRREEDARWTRPSLDFLKMTRTLKNSKSLCSLDYEDDEDDTQEKTLVSSPCNSQGLVGIITPSSSPRIPRPGPDSPSIWASGEPEANPGEGGSSGDPSDWDSAGEEGIFPLDHGDLDLEQIENN
- the Fam53a gene encoding protein FAM53A isoform b (isoform b is encoded by transcript variant 4); its protein translation is MDVGHFLDLHDSTGPPAAPPTKRHCRSLSEPEELARCRSPWRPGSSKVWTPISKRRCNSGGSATLQCCSGVGNPTLQGTLVPGLPRRPVSPAGPTSPLTPRPASASSGFVDGSEGSTSSGPPWLSTGPCPFSSRRRLSLSQEHLVDTGACLPSASSTPTSTPELGRHHGLLRCRSQPCVLDGRRVRRKRRREEDARWTRPSLDFLKMTRTLKNSKSLCSLDYEDDEDDTQEKTLVSSPCNSQGLVGIITPSSSPRIPRPGPDSPSIWASGEPEANPGEGGSSGDPSDWDSAGEEGIFPLDHGDLDLEQIENN